In Coregonus clupeaformis isolate EN_2021a chromosome 15, ASM2061545v1, whole genome shotgun sequence, one genomic interval encodes:
- the ppp2cb gene encoding serine/threonine-protein phosphatase 2A catalytic subunit beta isoform, with translation MDDKVFTKELDQWVEQLNECKQLSENQVRTLCEKAKEILTKESNVQEVRCPVTVCGDVHGQFHDLMELFRIGGKSPDTNYLFMGDYVDRGYYSVETVSLLVALKVRYPKRITILRGNHESRQITQVYGFYDECLRKYGNANVWKYFTDLFDYLPLTALVDEQIFCLHGGLSPSIDTLDHIRALDRLQEVPHEGPMCDLLWSDPDDRGGWGISPRGAGYTFGQDISETFNHANGLTLVSRAHQLVMEGYNWCHDRNVVTIFSAPNYCYRCGNQAAIMELDDTLKYSFLQFDPAPRRGEPHVTRRTPDYFL, from the exons ATGGACGATAAAGTATTTACAAAGGAATTAGACCAGTGGGTCGAGCAACTGAATGAATGCAAGCAACTGTCGGAGAATCAAGTGCGAACGCTATGCGAAAAG GCTAAAGAGATCCTGACCAAGGAGTCCAACGTGCAGGAGGTGCGCTGTCCCGTCACGGTGTGCGGAGATGTGCACGGCCAGTTCCACGACCTCATGGAGCTGTTCAGAATCGGGGGCAAGTCGCCCGACACCAACTACCTGTTCATGGGGGACTATGTAGACAGAGGCTACTACTCGGTGGAAACAGTCTCGCTGCTCGTCGCACTTAAG GTCCGTTACCCAAAACGCATTACGATACTGCGGGGGAACCACGAGAGCAGACAGATCACACAGGTGTATGGCTTCTACGACGAGTGCTTGAGGAAGTACGGCAACGCCAATGTGTGGAAATACTTCACAGACCTCTTCGACTATCTCCCCCTGACGGCCCTGGTCGACGAACAG ATCTTCTGCCTGCACGGTGGACTCTCCCCCTCGATAGACACACTGGATCACATCCGGGCCCTGGATCGCCTGCAGGAGGTTCCACACGAG gggccCATGTGTGACCTGCTGTGGTCAGACCCAGATGACCGCGGGGGCTGGGGCATCTCCCCCCGAGGTGCCGGCTACACCTTTGGGCAGGACATCTCGGAAACCTTCAACCATGCCAACGGTCTTACCCTTGTGTCCCGCGCCCACCAACTTGTCATGGAG GGCTACAACTGGTGTCATGACCGAAACGTTGTCACCATCTTCAGTGCGCCAAACTACTGCTATCGCTGTGGAAACCAAGCTGCCATCATGGAACTGGACGATACTCTTAAATACTCTTT CCTTCAGTTCGACCCTGCACCTCGACGCGGAGAGCCCCACGTCACCCGCCGTACCCCCGACTACTTCTTATAA
- the LOC121581983 gene encoding protein TASOR isoform X2: METLGGKREMAFRSRSSSQAIGTPALRNFTIPRRKRGDGKALLDPCLKESRDYSLIQSTLNESRLDMGKEISLSWQWDDVTLIHNEELLRQFSEKRSEMRLKDRHVREMEERFCFLVTSDQKAKHIYQHGLKVENTDQHTLGNASYGVYLHRHADVALKNISGNTPAGKILIIFKVLFGKVKKVTPCYGRNSTHDPTVNYDCHVSKDPAVPRDTLSQQVLSSSVS; encoded by the exons ATGGAGACACTCGGTGGCAAGAGAGAGATGGCATTTCGATCCCGAAGCTCTTCCCAGGCAATAGGGACTCCGGCCCTGAGGAATTTCACCATTCctaggaggaagaggggagatggAAAAG CTCTTTTGGATCCCTGCCTCAAAGAGAGCAGGGACTATAGTCTGATACAATCAACTCTGAACGAGTCCCGATTGGACATGGGCAAGGAGATATCCCTCAGCTGGCAGTGGGATGATGTCACGCTAATACACAACGAGGAGCTTCTGCGACAGTTCTCTGAAAAAAG ATCTGAAATGCGTTTAAAGGATAGACACGTCAGAGAAATGGAGGAGAGGTTCTGTTTTTTAGTCACCTCTGACCAAAAAGCGAAACATATTTATCAACACGGACTGAAGGTTGAGAACACGGACCAACACACTCTGGGAAACGCGTCATATGGAGTCTATTTGCACAGGCATGCTGATGTGGCCCTGAAAAATATCAGCGGCAACACACCTGCTGGAAAAATCCTCATAATTTTCAAG GTTCTCTTTGGCAAGGTGAAAAAAGTAACTCCATGTTACGGAAGGAACAGCACACATGATCCAACGGTGAATTATGATTGTCACGTGTCCAAAGACCCCGCTGTCCCTCGGGACACCTTGTCTCAGCAAGTTTTGAGCTCGTCTGTAAGTTAG
- the ubxn8 gene encoding UBX domain-containing protein 8: MSASKTSWLLGTLFISFLCFVSWKHSIIDVRGAFLLVGRGLLLLGLSALMVSYFYPRLRSLFSSNTGPTSEYSDDEEAKQRQKQAREELQEKHREKAFSYQESVLRPRQESSMRKKEERFYRMTGEAWKLTDGEQLGEGETSGQSAQEDVNGTPNQEAVRRRKLPESATRVHPKTEAPPKKRVVVLPEEPAEDAEGVVRVALRCPSGRTIHRRFLKSDSSSVLLDWLLKTGYHPTVYTLCTTYPRQPLVTGKDISMGDAGILTHTVLNVEEKDPSTT, translated from the exons ATGTCTGCGTCGAAGACATCTTGGCTTTTGGGGACCTTGTTTATATCATTCCTTTGTTTCGTTTCTTGGAAACATTCAATAATCG ATGTGAGAGGTGCCTTTCTATTGGTGGGGCGAGGTCTGTTGCTGTTGGGCCTGTCAGCCTTGATGGTGTCATATTTTTATCCACGCCTGAGGTCTTTGTTCTCCTCCAACACCGGACCAACATCTGAAT ATTCTGACGATGAGGAGGCAAAACAAAGACAAAAGCAGGCAAGGGAGGAGCTTCAGGAGAAACACCGTGAGAAG GCCTTCTCTTATCAGGAGTCAGTGCTGAGACCTCGTCAGGAGTCTTCTATGAGGAAGAAAGAGGAGCGATTCTACCGCATGACCGGAGAGGCCTGGAAGCTGACTGACGGAGAACAACTTGGA GAAGGAGAAACGTCAGGGCAGAGCGCCCAGGAGGATGTTAATGGCACACCCAATCAGGAGGCCGTAAGAAGGAGGAAACTGCCAGAGAGTGCCACCAGAGTCCACCCCAAAACTGAGGCCCCTCCCAAAAAAAGG GTGGTTGTTTTACCAGAGGAGCCAGCAGAGGATGCTGAAGGG GTTGTACGGGTGGCTTTGAGATGCCCAAGTGGAAGAACAATTCACAGAAGATTCCTGAAATCCGACAGCTCCTCA GTTCTTTTGGACTGGTTGCTGAAAACGGGATATCACCCTACAGTCTACACATTATGCACCACCTACCCCAGACAACCCTTGGTCACTGGGAAAGACATAAGTATGGGGGATGCAGGCATTTTAACGCACACGGTATTAAATGTGGAAGAGAAAGATCCCTCCACGACCTGA
- the LOC121581983 gene encoding uncharacterized protein LOC121581983 isoform X1: METLGGKREMAFRSRSSSQAIGTPALRNFTIPRRKRGDGKALLDPCLKESRDYSLIQSTLNESRLDMGKEISLSWQWDDVTLIHNEELLRQFSEKRSEMRLKDRHVREMEERFCFLVTSDQKAKHIYQHGLKVENTDQHTLGNASYGVYLHRHADVALKNISGNTPAGKILIIFKVLFGKVKKVTPCYGRNSTHDPTVNYDCHVSKDPAVPRDTLSQQVLSSSVFLFDYNENQELQWRPRQCLPYAMVSLVPAVNTYLTSTLVPSVKLGPKTKDSVACLETCTVAQRVGRGQNATVTFKHFGTTESPTPGYRSQGLGTNPPFQRADQQNFQNIPSISDQLYHNGSDQPPPPPLLISPCDEPPPPPLPISPCDLPSPPPPPISSSNQPPSPFSSCVQPPPPCSSCVQPSSPFSSCVQPPSPFSSCVQPPSPFSSCVQPPPPPLPFSSCVQPPPPPLPFSSCVQPPSPFSSCVQPPPPPLPFSSCVQPPSPFSSCVQPPSPFSSCVQPPPPFSSCVQPPPPPSTFSSWTPNLPPPFTGSISFLEDNGLVTYPMHLQIPSHAGTAQIDHNKLHSGNQVLSCQQVPNTLSTNQDNLRRQSTSATGALEPLSTIVYSSRVIKDPRLSARETNNIQRSISMESERGQQTGTSVCKLTVKPEHENLQDVPKQEKKLRETGIKNDPKPCQPDSPRGVSTTPLENSSAPSSVIPTTENQPSNRMLKMKFQKYSPYFHLTKEERKEKIGSLQHLSFDEKNTLLERTNFYATYFQKSRCLLNQNDKVTTADPGWLCKPESINICLSSTDTVEMCNRGAYMQQQVKQHNLPQNTTNGDQNSKPIPEISAHNPSIVCGAVEENVALQLERNTGIMEPEDINLCSPEPTTTCLTETEEDVHKITVEPQDETVMKNDSQIPFHPQTVNQTASSESRQDTEVRSNINSVTEQKPQDALNANSDASRQNTEANSKPNSVRDEKKQDIVPVFAEGNRQSRELKCEPILAEENKTNALNSVDDTMANENPSKPRCPVIYESHIEIMNACEEVCGTETEEVMSAEVFCPGVMSRQDYERLLQKDRECYGIGQHQQNESNTFSTCDDIADNTEEWQADDSKGKDTVYSFLFNRLQLSELFLSTNQNGSSSISGKHYLKPKCKDSPMDTNKSLLPSCNPNQVDMGERCNLRITINADRELSSVTETPSLSKRFSVSECPQGTQASPTVQENEKLSNNSIITENTPIDSVLKTTTYYTTFNRAQARNAKLIKMMAEKYKGKENASVRIMRNHQPSRVKKRSIVEKPTTDIPYSETSRSSHKAITGHMQKPFMQRAKYCLNVPHKNRNLKQKTISPNTVTRNARKKKHKSCYKFKSKVASLNISVSDDLKPSTRVPIKSRKSTIMKTITDFRRRNRWGTFNHNRINSQSNVHNAAVKSISSDDNELLRGNRFEKKHLKTPTRELETNMSMRDGNEKINEEKQVADAVDTTLTSPTIDIVNEEAAKSTSGSTASNFVEDLQHIEEAKDLSKSRTCNEGEPHDTETSQETQSNCTSPQNKLPPPKYPNIVAISQDNEGITEFKKQEEDLLKEKALQADTHSIKEVEEANSDMAPAKEIISASENMEFPLDAAIKIICGSELNSNTPKPQEEMAQVLQHKYGQIKTEKADTSDRTHYCNPLEQEDQIDKPSKEVKLITKLRDYLTNFESIVRKPEPKTSDTLCENATNLPQICETLQNNVNDHTEQPVPLVVLDRVELRNLRPNAMPFPIKICTPIINTENDLNHSKEQEQKEQTRGNNTKYYSIPCISPDSTSMLEVPEKSTQTPMDKKTTEAEISTGVPDINHGITIAEKYALREQQRQPNCTLDANNMIMLKALAELEPENSEFCQTKEKDNQKPTSHIVRLNTKTFHRNFSVADISNALKHGDKVASFVELCPLRTECKVMMQYFILNFEKKQNVEANSTIVSRDQILERYLDHPPGPMELKYEALNSFLELQIMMEAWQFVDNKMRFLSGQSTFRSLLWYDPTLYGELFKGKVGFQQQSSLYSSFQQSLINEGPIALQRYHLAVSTLNEQLKRAPEMSYYMYLKSKRERLEIEAALRNPSDIESFFLSVPLSCMVNFGDSVESLQRVQRLVTTFTETPADKLEDGFDVGKAEHLAMVFRFLQEKIYYLKACSNTMVSKMSWFGMEHILYDASKILVWRDAKQAGSDEPQAKYKKANPQIVYGVTESGVSLLHTSVSKRTQLMVKKGTSAQRFRGRSQGRLPMENTRCAEKKNPQHGSMPIIDLTKSPNRDNPDVYHWAKPPSNPAAHFQAWTHQEKLVKSQVVNWGERSRDTQAMERNIPASSLSRPVPTYPEIRACLTTSKSGTAPNSQIQLPASMGGVGSKSDGGQQWTMSWIPHNPQNIQNMTGSDLMPMHPLWIGVGDNSHPPIREPVLSEQTNPSSWSSLPSPPPSVPAGNTAQQSLHSLTPLASTTNNVHPICEPLPINYPFFLLNGQTYSTTNPELSTATIDNRGRFPPYIE, from the exons ATGGAGACACTCGGTGGCAAGAGAGAGATGGCATTTCGATCCCGAAGCTCTTCCCAGGCAATAGGGACTCCGGCCCTGAGGAATTTCACCATTCctaggaggaagaggggagatggAAAAG CTCTTTTGGATCCCTGCCTCAAAGAGAGCAGGGACTATAGTCTGATACAATCAACTCTGAACGAGTCCCGATTGGACATGGGCAAGGAGATATCCCTCAGCTGGCAGTGGGATGATGTCACGCTAATACACAACGAGGAGCTTCTGCGACAGTTCTCTGAAAAAAG ATCTGAAATGCGTTTAAAGGATAGACACGTCAGAGAAATGGAGGAGAGGTTCTGTTTTTTAGTCACCTCTGACCAAAAAGCGAAACATATTTATCAACACGGACTGAAGGTTGAGAACACGGACCAACACACTCTGGGAAACGCGTCATATGGAGTCTATTTGCACAGGCATGCTGATGTGGCCCTGAAAAATATCAGCGGCAACACACCTGCTGGAAAAATCCTCATAATTTTCAAG GTTCTCTTTGGCAAGGTGAAAAAAGTAACTCCATGTTACGGAAGGAACAGCACACATGATCCAACGGTGAATTATGATTGTCACGTGTCCAAAGACCCCGCTGTCCCTCGGGACACCTTGTCTCAGCAAGTTTTGAGCTCGTCT GTGTTCCTGTTTGACTACAACGAAAACCAGGAGCTACAATGGAGACCAAGGCAATGTTTGCCATATGCTATGGTTTCATTGGTTCCTGCTGTAAACACTTATCTGACTAGCACTCTAGTTCCATCTGTAAAACTGGGGCCAAAGACAAAGG ATTCAGTGGCATGTTTGGAGACCTGCACAGTGGCTCAAAGAGTGGGGAGAGGTCAGAATGCAACTGTGACATTCAAACATTTTGGGACAACTGAAAGTCCAACGCCTGGATACAGATCTCAGGGACTTGGAACAAACCCTCCATTCCAAAGAGCTGATCAACAGAACTTCCAAAACATCCCATCAATCTCAGACCAATTGTATCACAATGGCAGCGACCAACCCCCACCGCCTCCACTACTCATTAGTCCCTGCGACGAACCCCCACCACCTCCACTACCCATTAGTCCTTGCGACCTGCCCTCACCACCTCCACCGCCCATAAGTTCCAGCAACCAGCCCCCATCACCCTTTAGTTCCTGTGTCCAACCTCCACCACCCTGTAGTTCTTGTGTCCAGCCTTCATCACCTTTTAGTTCCTGTGTCCAGCCTCCATCACCCTTTAGTTCCTGTGTCCAGCCTCCATCACCCTTTAGTTCCTGTGTCCAGCCCCCACCGCCTCCACTACCCTTTAGTTCCTGTGTCCAGCCCCCACCGCCTCCACTACCCTTTAGTTCCTGTGTCCAACCTCCATCACCCTTTAGTTCCTGTGTCCAGCCCCCACCGCCTCCACTACCCTTTAGTTCCTGTGTCCAACCTCCATCACCTTTTAGTTCCTGTGTCCAGCCTCCATCACCCTTTAGTTCCTGTGTCCAACCTCCACCACCCTTTAGTTCCTGTGTCCAGCCCCCACCGCCTCCATCAACCTTTAGTTCCTGGACACCTAATTTACCACCACCATTCACTGGTTCAATTTCATTCCTGGAAGACAATGGACTGGTTACTTACCCTATGCATTTACAGATCCCAAGCCATGCTGGAACAGCTCAAATTGACCATAATAAACTCCACTCAGGTAACCAAGTCCTGTCTTGTCAACAAGTTCCAAACACCCTGTCCACGAACCAGGATAACTTACGGCGACAGTCTACATCTGCAACAGGTGCGTTGGAACCGCTCTCTACTATAGTTTATTCTTCACGTGTGATTAAGGATCCCAGATTGTCGGCACGAGAAACTAACAACATCCAGAGATCGATTTCAATGGAGTCAGAGAGAGGTCAACAAACAGGTACCTCTGTCTGCAAATTGACCGTGAAGCCAGAGCATGAGAATCTCCAAGATGTACCAAAGCAGGAGAAAAAGCTCAGGGAAACTGGAATTAAGAATGATCCAAAACCATGCCAGCCTGATTCACCAAGGGGTGTTTCTACTACTCCTTTGGAGAATAGTTCAGCTCCTTCCTCTGTGATACCTACAACTGAGAATCAGCCATCAAATAGAATGCTTAAAATGAAGTTCCAGAAGTATTCTCCATATTTTCATCTGaccaaggaggagaggaaggaaaaaatTGGTTCTCTACAACATCTGTCATTTGATGAGAAAAATACATTATTAGAGAGAACCAATTTTTATGCTACCTATTTTCAGAAGTCCAGGTGTCTACTCAATCAAAATGACAAGGTCACCACAGCAGACCCTGGGTGGCTATGTAAACCAGAAAGTATAAATATTTGCTTGTCCAGCACAGACACAGTGGAGATGTGCAACAGGGGTGCATACATGCAGCAGCAGGTGAAACAACACAATCTGCCCCAGAACACCACAAATGGTGATCAGAATTCTAAACCTATCCCAGAAATCTCAGCCCATAATCCATCAATTGTCTGTGGGGCTGTGGAGGAAAACGTGGCCCTCCAACTTGAGAGGAACACAGGCATTATGGAACCGGAGGACATAAACCTTTGCAGCCCTGAACCCACCACTACATGTCTCACAGAAACTGAAGAGGATGTGCACAAAATTACTGTggaaccacaagatgaaacagTAATGAAAAATGACTCACAGATTCCATTCCATCCCCAGACTGTCAACCAAACTGCATCCTCTGAAAGCAGGCAGGACACAGAGGTGAGGTCCAATATTAACTCAGTAACAGAGCAAAAACCTCAGGATGCTCTAAATGCAAACTCTGATGCAAGCAGGCAGAACACAGAGGCAAACTCCAAACCAAATTCAGTAAGAGATGAAAAAAAACAAGACATTGTACCTGTATTCGCTGAGGGAAACAGACAGAGCAGAGAACTGAAGTGTGAACCAATCTTAGCAgaggaaaataaaacaaatgctctAAATTCAGTGGATGACACAATGGCGAACGAAAACCCCTCAAAACCAAGGTGTCCAGTCATTTATGAGAGCCATATTGAAATCATGAATGCTTGTGAAGAGGTTTGTGGTACGGAAACAGAGGAAGTTATGAGTGCCGAGGTCTTCTGTCCTGGAGTCATGTCAAGGCAAGATTATGAAAGGCTTTTGCAGAAAGACAGAGAATGCTATGGAATTGGCCAACATCAACAAAATGAATCCAATACATTTTCTACCTGTGATGACATAGCTGATAATACTGAGGAATGGCAGGCTGATGATTCAAAAGGCAAAGATACAGTCTACAGTTTCCTGTTTAACAGGCTGCAACTCAGTGAGCTCTTTCTTTCAACTAATCAGAATGGATCAAGCTCAATTTCTGGTAAACATTACCTTAAACCAAAATGCAAAGACAGTCCTATGGACACCAATAAATCACTCCTTCCGTCCTGCAACCCAAACCAAGTAGACATGGGAGAGCGATGTAACCTTCGCATCACAATAAATGCTGATAGAGAATTGTCCTCTGTCACGGAAACACCCTCTCTGTCCAAGAGATTTTCAGTGTCAGAATGCCCTCAAGGAACTCAAGCCTCACCAACTGTACAGGAAAATGAAAAGCTTAGCAACAACAGCATTATCACTGAAAACACACCCATTGACAGTGTTCTGAAAACGACCACCTACTACACCACTTTCAACAGAGCACAGGCCCGTAATGCCAAACTAATCAAAATGATGGCAGAGAAATACAAAGGGAAGGAAAATGCGTCAGTGAGGATAATGAGAAATCATCAACCTTCAAGAGTGAAGAAGAGATCTATCGTTGAAAAACCCACCACTGACATTCCATACTCAGAAACATCGAGATCTTCCCATAAAGCCATTACAGGTCATATGCAGAAGCCATTTATGCAGAGGGCAAAATACTGTTTGAATGTTCCCCACAAAAATAGGAACTTGAAACAAAAAACTATTTCCCCCAATACGGTCACAAGAAATGCCAGAAAGAAGAAACACAAGTCATGTTATAAATTTAAATCAAAGGTTGCATCTCTCAACATTTCTGTGTCAGACGACTTAAAGCCCTCAACGCGAGTTCCCATAAAATCAAGAAAAAGCACTATCATGAAGACCATAACAGATTTTAGGAGAAGAAACCGTTGGGGGACATTCAATCACAACAGAATAAACAGTCAAAGCAACGTGCACAATGCTGCTGTAAAGTCTATATCTTCAGATGATAATGAACTTCTGAGAGGTAATCGTTTCGAGAAGAAACATCTGAAGACACCAACTAGAGAGTTAGAAACAAATATGTCTATGAGAGATGGAAATGAAAAGATCAACGAGGAAAAGCAGGTGGCTGATGCTGTTGACACAACCTTAACTTCGCCGACCATAGACATAGTCAATGAAGAGGCTGCAAAATCTACTTCTGGGAGCACCGCGAGCAACTTTGTAGAAGACCTTCAACACATTGAGGAAGCAAAGGATCTATCTAAAAGCAGAACTTGCAATGAAGGCGAGCCACATGACACAGAAACATCTCAGGAAACCCAGAGCAATTGCACTTCTCCTCAGAACAAATTACCTCCACCGAAATACCCCAATATCGTGGCTATAAGTCAAGACAATGAGGGGATAACTGAGTTTAAAAAACAGGAGGAGGATCTGCTGAAAGAAAAGGCATTACAAGCTGATACACACTCTATCAAAGAGGTGGAAGAGGCCAACAGTGATATGGCGCCTGCTAAAGAGATAATTTCAGCTTCTGAGAACATGGAGTTTCCCTTAGATGCTGCCATCAAGATTATTTGCGGCAGTGAGTTAAATTCAAACACACCCAAACCACAGGAAGAAATGGCTCAGGTTTTGCAGCACAAGTATGGTCAAATTAAGACAGAGAAAGCAGACACATCAGATAGAACACATTACTGCAACCCACTGGAACAAGAAGACCAAATTGACAAACCCTCCAAGGAAGTGAAACTCATTACTAAATTAAGAGATTACTTGACAAATTTTGAGTCCATAGTTAGGAAACCAGAGCCAAAGACATCAGATACACTCTGTGAAAATGCAACGAATTTGCCACAGATTTGTGAAACTCTCCAGAATAATGTCAATGACCATACAGAGCAACCAGTTCCCCTGGTTGTCCTTGACAGGGTGGAGTTGCGCAATCTGAGACCTAATGCAATGCCTTTCCCAATAAAGATATGCACTCCGATTATCAACACAGAGAATGACCTGAATCATAGTAAAGAACAGGAACAAAAGGAGCAAACAAGAGGGAACAACACAAAGTATTATAGCATTCCTTGCATTAGCCCTGATAGCACTTCCATGTTGGAAGTCCCTGAAAAGTCCACTCAAACTCCCATGGACAAGAAAACAACTGAAGCAGAAATCTCCACAGGTGTACCTGACATTAACCATGGGATTACAATTGCAGAAAAGTATGCCTTAAGAGAACAGCAAAGACAGCCAAATTGCACTCTTGATGCAAACAACATGATCATGCTCAAAGCACTAGCAGAATTAGAACCTGAAAATTCTGAATTTTGTCAAACAAAAGAAAAAGACAACCAGAAGCCAACAAGCCACATTGTAAGGTTGAACACTAAGACTTTTCATAGAAACTTCAGTGTGGCTGATATCTCAAACGCACTAAAGCATGGAGACAAAGTAGCTTCCTTTGTTGAACTTTGCCCGTTGCGAACTGAATGCAAAGTCATGATGCAGTACTTCATCTtaaactttgagaaaaaacagaATGTTGAGGCCAATAGCACTATCGTCTCAAGGGATCAGATTTTAGAGCGATATCTGGACCATCCTCCTGGACCAATGGAACTGAAGTACGAGGCATTGAATTCTTTCCTGGAACTGCAGataatgatggaggcctggcAATTTGTAGATAACAAGATGCGATTTTTGAGTGGACAATCTACATTTAGGAGTCTGCTGTGGTACGATCCCACCCTGTATGGGGAACTCTTTAAAGGGAAGGTGGGATTTCAGCAGCAGTCCTCTTTATATTCCTCTTTCCAACAAAGCCTCATCAACGAAGGCCCAATTGCATTGCAGAGGTACCATTTAGCTGTCTCTACATTGAATGAACAGCTGAAAAGGGCCCCAGAAATGTCTTACTACATGTATCTCAAAAGCAAAAGAGAGAGGCTGGAGATTGAGGCTGCATTACGAAATCCCTCAGACATAGAGAGCTTCTTCCTCTCTGTACCACTGTCTTGCATGGTCAATTTTGGCGACAGTGTGGAAAGTTTACAGAGGGTCCAGAGGCTTGTGACGACTTTCACCGAGACTCCTGCAGACAAGTTGGAAGACGGATTTGATGTTGGAAAGGCTGAGCACCTTGCCATGGTGTTCCGATTTCTTCAGGAGAAAATCTACTATTTGAAAGCTTGCAGCAACACGATGGTCAGCAAGATGTCTTGGTTTGGCATGGAACACATCCTGTATGACGCTTCAAAGATACTGGTGTGGAGGGATGCGAAACAGGCTGGGTCAGATGAGCCGCAGGCGAAATACAAGAAAGCAAATCCACAAATTGTCTATGGAGTGACCGAATCTGGTGTCTCACTGTTGCATACAAGCGTGTCAAAGAGGACCCAGCTCATGGTTAAGAAAGGGACCTCAGCACAGAGATTCAGAGGTCGGAGTCAGGGGAGGCTGCCTATGGAGAACACTCGCTGTGCTGAG AAGAAAAATCCTCAACATGGGTCTATGCCGATAATAGACCTCACAAAATC CCCTAACAGGGATAACCCAGATGTATACCACTGGGCCAAACCCCCAAGCAACCCTGCAGCCCATTTCCAGGCTTGGACACACCAAGAAAAGCTTGTCAAGAGCCAGGTAGTAAACTGGGGTGAAAGGTCACGTGATACGCAAGCAATGGAGAGGAATATCCCTGCATCTTCCTTATCCCGACCTGTGCCAACATACCCTGAAATCAGGGCCTGTCTGACGACTAGTAAAAGTGGGACAGCGCCAAACTCACAGATCCAGTTACCTGCCTCAATGGGAGGGGTGGGAAGTAAATCAGATGGGGGGCAACAGTGGACCATGAGCTGGATTCCCCATAATCCCCAGAACATCCAGAACATGACAGGAAGTGATCTGATGCCAATGCATCCTCTGTGGATTGGTGTTGGGGATAATAGTCATCCCCCCATCAGGGAGCCCGTCCTCTCAGAGCAAACTAATCCGTCTTCCTGGTCTAGTctgccttctcctcctccatctgtACCAGCAGGAAATACAGCACAACAATCTCTGCACTCCCTCACACCTCTCGCCAGCACTACAAATAATGTCCATCCCATATGTGAGCCCCTTCCTATAAATTACCCATTTTTCCTCCTGAATGGTCAAACCTATTCCACTACCAATCCTGAATTATCCACAGCAACTATTGATAACAGAGGGAGATTTCCTCCCTACATAGAGTAG